From the Candidatus Methylomirabilota bacterium genome, the window ACCGCGCTGGTGCTGGCCTGTCGTCCGCGCCTGGTGCGCCGAGCGCTGGCCCGCCGACTGCCGCCGGCCTGGGTGGACTTCCGCGGCGCGCTCGCGCGCGGCGCGCGGCGATTCGAGGAGATCGCGCCGGGCGGCGCCGGCTACTTCGGCTGGCCCGCGGCGGCGAAGGCGGCGACCGCGCGGCGCGTGCTGGCGCTGCGGGGCCGGCTGATGGCGCGCGAGATCCTTCGCGCGCTCGGACCCGCGCCGCGCGGGGGCCGACGGCCGAGTGGACGGGGCCGTTCGTCGCGACTAGACTAAGGGACCGGATCCACCCACTCGCGCAGGCGGGAGGCACGACCATGGCCGACTACCGGTTCAACCCAGACGCCACGGCTCCGATCACCGCGACGGCGGCGGCCGAGCAAGTGACCGCGTTTCTCCGAAAGGTCTATGGCTGGATGTTCGTCGGCCTGGGCATCACCGCGGTGGTCGCCTACCTGGTGGTGTCCTCGCCCGCGCTCGTACGGACGATCGCGTCGAACCAGGTCCTGTTCCTGGTGCTGATCCTGGCCGAGCTGGGCCTGGTCTTCTATCTCTCGGCGCGCGCGACCAGCCTGGCCCCGAACACCGCCGCCGGGCTCTTCGTGGTCTACTCGGCGCTGAACGGGGTGACCCTGTCGCTGATCCTGCTGATGTACACCGGGGCGTCGATCGCCACCACCTTCATGATCACCGCCGGCATGTTCGGAGCCATGGCCCTGTTCGGCTCGACCACGAAGAGGAGTCTGGCCGGGTTCGGCCAGTTCCTGATGATGGGGTTGATCGGGCTGATCCTGGCGTCGATCGTGGGCATCTTCTGGCACAGCGAGGCGCTGCAGTTCCTGATCTCGGTGGTGGGCGTGGTCGTGTTCACCGGCCTCACCGCGTGGGACGCCCAGCGCCTGAAGGTGATGGCGCTGAGCATCCCGGGCGGCCAGCTGGGCTCCTACGCGATCGTCGGGGCCCTATCCCTCTACCTCAACTTCATCAACCTGTTCCTGATCCTGCTCCGCTTCCAGGGCAGTAGCCGCGACTAGCGCTGGCTGATGAAAAAGCCGGCGCCGCTAGGGCGACTGCAGCGAGGCGGACTGGTACTCGCAGAAGCCCGGGATCAGGTTGCCGCGCCACCATCCGCCCCGGCGCTCGCACTGGGCCCGGAGCTCGGCGTCGGTGTACGTGGGCCCCTGGGGCATCGAGGCGCACCCCGACAAGAGGCCCAGCGCGGCGGCGCCCAGCAGTGCGCCAAGTAGAACGTTCTTCCCTCTGCGGCCGACCCTGCTCACCGTGACGGCAGTCATCTTTACGCGCTCC encodes:
- a CDS encoding Bax inhibitor-1/YccA family protein — protein: MADYRFNPDATAPITATAAAEQVTAFLRKVYGWMFVGLGITAVVAYLVVSSPALVRTIASNQVLFLVLILAELGLVFYLSARATSLAPNTAAGLFVVYSALNGVTLSLILLMYTGASIATTFMITAGMFGAMALFGSTTKRSLAGFGQFLMMGLIGLILASIVGIFWHSEALQFLISVVGVVVFTGLTAWDAQRLKVMALSIPGGQLGSYAIVGALSLYLNFINLFLILLRFQGSSRD